CAAACTGTGTCTCTCGCCTCGTTTGACACTGAGcgctgaaatattttgtttaatttcaatgcCAGTCACGCATATCCTGCAGAAGGCGCTATACTGCCCCCCCCCCAACTCCGCTGTTATTTGCCAGCTATTTATAACATTATCTATACGCTTTTCGCCTTGAATTTAATTCTTACGATTTTTACAAGTTCTACACAGTTTTGGTCGCCTTGGGCGATTTCCGGAAAAGCAATCATTACATTGGCCTGGGTGTAAGTGTTGCGTACGTGCCGCGGGCAATGAAATGCTAATGGAAAATGCCTCTAGgaactattttttgttttttttttaaaatttatgatgTTAAAAATTCCAGCGTCGTCTACGTTGACGTTTGTCGTTTCGTTGTCGCATGGAGCCAACGCCCAGCAGccgaacaaaaacaaaaaggaattCTATCTTAATGAATTTGACCCCCAGTGTCAATTTAAACTGATTAAATGCCCAGACCCGCCGAGTGCTCAGAACCTCTCATTTTGCTGCGAGATGAGTgagaaattaaacaaaaatgggaTACAGATGCAAAGAGTGTCGTTGGCGGAAAGGTTGTTCTCTCGGATTTtcgtttttcaattttttttgcttttcgtattttgtaattgaaacattttctGTAGCCCCGCATTTGTTTACACGTTTGGAAATACGTTTTATGTATTTCTGGTTTATAGACTGCAGATTCGCGGGTATCTGTTTTTGGCACGGGAATTCCAGACAATTTACGcacatttaaattgaaaagtcCACATAAATGTGTgtgaacatacatatatttcgatgtgtttatatataatttattcattcggcttttgttttttttcacttatttttggttccatttacatttttgtcaCGTAACAAATCTGCGCTAAAGTGCAGATGTGTTCGGGGTGAattttatatttgcttttGACTTTTTGAACTCAATTCATGTGAAAATAAGCGGATTTATGCGAATATTCTAGGGgtgcattattttatttcattctGGCTTCAGGCGTgtctttattttcaaaatatttattttatggaCAACATTTGTTCACGTTAATCCATAGTAATTTGGCCAGACCAAAGCGGATCATGCGTATATCTAAAACTAGTTATGTtatcaaaatattaaacaaatatggCCATTTGAAATCGCAACCTAATAATGGATATGTCAAAGCTACCAAACCGCGGGCTAAATGAAATAAGTCTGCTGGAAagatttaataatatttttaaacaaatattcgtgtttattataattaatatgcattttttcTCTATTTCTTTCAGGTATGTTTCGCTCAAAGAATTGTTGGGAAATCCTTGAACTGAGTACTAGGACTATATAAGTGTTATCGGTGAATCTTTTACTGTTCTGCTTTAAGCGATTTTTAATAACCGTAATTTAGTACTTTACTACTCTAACTTTCTATTGGTTGCTTAGACTTTTTTCTGCGGAAATTTCTGGATGAAGGGTGCGCAAGTTCGGGGAGGAAAGTCGAGCCATACTCACTTACTGCGCCTTAATACTACGAATTAAAATGCTGTACATGCGGTAcgattgccattgccattggtCGCTTAATGAGCAAACTGCTGCCATATCGACATCGTCTGGAGTCTAATTTTAGATGCCTGTGGCCTCCGACTTTGGATGGCCAAGGGATCTGGAATAGGCTGTtgtttctgcttctgtttAACCATTAGGTTGTGGGGTtgatacatatacatatatacactgGCATTACTTTCCAAGTAAGTAGGAAATCACTAGGAAAATTACACAGAATCACAGAGTTTGCAGTAACAgatttaagaaaatataataaaactCAAAGATACTAATTCTAACTATGCCCTAGATCAAAATTAAAAGCTATTTAGCTGCACTTCAATGATATTACTAACTCAAGTAAATTGTTTAGTATTACACATTTGGAATGCCCAGCTATGAATGTCCTTTTTTTACAGTGTAACGCAGACAGTCAAAAACGCAGCATGGGGTTGTCTGcttcaacagcagcagaaacaggcggaaaaagagaaataaaCAGACTCAAAATCGGGAATAGGGGCTGCCAAAGAGGCTGAGGAAACTTTATTAAAGAGGTAGACGCTGTGCTGCGATGGACGAGTACACTCCACTCCACAATTACGACAAATCCACAGCTCTCTCGGTGCTCGGCACTCGGAGCACCCCAGCTCTTTTGGGTGATAATGCGAACGAACCCCAGAGAACTCAAGGGAAACTCGGTGCGGTGCTGGGGGATAAAAATAGACAGCAGCAGAAAGGATATTGTAGCAAAGTGGAGGAACTCGGAGTGCCAAAGAAACGTAAAAGAAAACGGTGGCAGCAGAAAATCTAGAAGAAAAACAGCGGCAAAAGGGAAAATCTCTGCAATCGCCATGTGTTGCATTtcaaagtgtgtgtgtgtgtgtctgtgagtAATGGACAGAGGAGGGAGGGGGTAAATGGAATGAAAAACCTGCGAGCAGAAGAAACACTGCCAGATGAGACGACAAATTACAAGATGTCGAGGGTAGACTGTACTATGCTGCGCTACACCTGCGAATCAATCAAATTCCAGTGCAGTGAAGCTAGCTAGCTGCCACTAATTGGTGTCTGTGTACGAGGTAAACTGATAACGCGAATTATAATTGCTCATCTTGATTTATGAGTtgttgaaaaagaaaagttgaAAGAAAAGCTGTAAAAGTGGCAACGATACACCTGAATTGGTTTAGAATATATTCTAAACTATAAATTTTGTTCAGTGCATTTCGTAAATCGTTCCTGAATTGGTTAAAATCACCCATCAGTTTCGAGCGAACATTACTGTAGCCTCATAAGGATCAGAAGCAATCAGAAGCCCAAGTATTTCCCGTATGCAAATGACTGTTGGGTAATTAAAATCAACTGCATCTTGACCCTTCTCAAAGTCTGCCCTTCTCAATTGCATATTTTGGAAGGGCTCTTGTATCAAAAATGcccaaaatatttgccattgcATACATAATATTTGGATGAGAATGTGGAAAAGCCACAAGGCACAAGTTGAAAACCAAGAATTCGGTTCAGTTGGGATGGGAAAACTTAATTCAAAGGCCAGGATAtgcattaaatttttaattgctttcgAGCTGAGAGTTTCCAGTGGGGAGAAATAATGGACCACAAACCCTTAGGCCTATTGAATTCCAATCAGATAGCATCATTGTGAAAGttggattatttttaattaggaaaaacatttttacaagACTCGAATATTCTATCTAAAAGCTACCAGGCAAATCAGTTGTTTCAAATTGTGTACTATAAAATAAGTAAGAGCTTTGGGGTAATTAACTGAGTAAAAAGTTCTAAACGTAACTTTTAGTTATATGTGCACAACAGGGATCAAAACTACACTTGCTTAAGGGGAATTATATTACTTATATTTGATGAATATGCTGTAAAGCTTTGCCGAAAACTTTATGCTCCATTTATTTAGTTAGACCGTAAACTAAATCTCTGACTAAAGTGCACTTTTTATAATAACAAAAGTTCAATAGgactttggttttttttgtgtcaGTAAAAAACTTCTTCGTAGTTCTAATCCAAAAAGTTTCGTATAATTTTCACCAAATTTACTTCCCACTCTGGAGCTGTTTTCAACGCAAATAAATTTGCAGCTCCTACACTTTGACtaaaaacaatttccattaaatttgGTCTGCCTGCGCAAAGGACCTGTGAAACTGCTGTAAAATCCCCAGGACATTTATCAACAGAGCTTGTACACCGCCAGCTTATTATTCTCTGGCCACATTTCAATgggaaaattttaattaaggcTGCGCCGCTCGATGGTCCATGTCCGTTCGGCCCACTCACCACTAAATCTCGAATGTCAATGAGACTGTGGTCACAAATTTTTGCTTCCTGGCACTCCGCATTCGAAGCCATTTGTAATGGAGGCACTGCCACAGGCAGGTGTCGTtgtggccaacaaaaaaaaaaatggagtAATGGAGAATCCCAGCTCAAAGTTCGTTTTTTCTCTCGCTCCAGCTACCCATCTAAAAATGATAAATTATCCGAAAAATTTTGCAAACTCCTGAAAATTACGCATTAAATCATGCAGAATAGAggtgggggaaaaaaaagggggggggggtgTGTGGGTGGTCGTTGCGCCAGAGGGTCAGGTCACCAAAGGGTTAAGCAGTGCCAAGTCATTGTATAGTTTACGACTGAGATTTCCCAGTGCGAGCAGTGAGTGCGGGGAAGTTAGGTTTTTATCGCTCGCATGAGCTGcaattttattacatttttatatttattttttgcgtgcTGTGTGTTTcctttgtgttttatttagccaaaaggaaaatatttgtatgtttCCCTACCGGTCACGTTTGCTTTTTGTACCAGCTCGTAAATTCGGGCAAACAAACTGCAATTGCACAAGGAGGTGAAGGCATCAGCCAGCGATGAATATTTGCCCTTTCCACAGCTGGgctattttgtattttcattattattaccagccagccagctagcCAACCAGTCTGCCAGTTGGCCAGGTGTAGTGGTCGCCTACTCGTCTCCTCGCTTGGCACATATTTCATGGCTATGATTTACTCCATTGTTCAGGGCTGTTGGCCACCCCAAAAACCCTACAACAACACAGCTCGAGCAGAACAAGTgcacagtttttggcaacgCCCCCGCAAGtccacatcatcatcatgatcaTGATCATTGGCAACGGCATCgaaatgtttgttttggccCCCTTGGACTTGGGTCAAAACTATAGTTGAGACATGAACCTAATTTACTGGCTGAGTGCCTTTTATGCTGTTGGCCTTTTGCGAAGAATTACCAAAATGTCTTTATCTCGTTGGCTCTCATTTCCTTTGAAAAGCCCTCTATCAGCCCATAAACCTTGTGCAAGATACACACAGCTGGCCAGATTTATGcaactttaatttttaagcaATGCTTTGGCTAAGAAGCCtaacatttaaatgcaaaaatgtaCAATATACGTTTAAAGGCGATTTTATTTGGTTAAACAATCGACTTAACCTGTTTAGCATTGCTTTTTTTATGGTTTCCCCTGCCATTTCACGCTTTCATTTAACGCTGCGAGTTAATTGCCGGGCAACCTGGTGAACCCGGCAGAATGTCAATCGATGGGAGCATCCAAAGTTCAAGAGCCTTCGTTAACGTTTGCCTAATTGCCAGTGAAGGAAGAGCCAGAGGCGCACGCCTAAAATGCCAGCAATTTACGCCTTTTTATCAGCCAGTTTTATCAGGGGGGGTGGTGCGGTAAACGCACTCGATGTTGCCTGGATGCATGAGCATCCTTCGAGCCACTTGATGCAGCCaacacacagagagaaaaacacacaaactCACAGAGAGATAGACACGCTCTTAGTTTTTAATGAAGGCTCATCATCAACAATGTTGGCCCATAGAGGCGCAATGGAAAGACAAGGTAGGGCTGCTAACCAATTACTTAGTCATTGCAGCCATTAGGGCAAAATGCTGGGGCGGGATAATTGACACTCCAGTCTGGACTGAAGGGTTCTAAAGGTAAAGGAAGCACACTGTCTCCCCCGTGTTGAAAACTATCGCCAGTACTTGCTCGGAATGCGAATACTGCAAAATGATGGGAATAAACCCCGGCGAAACCTTAGATCGTCCGGCTCCGCATCCTTATCGCCTCCATTGCCCACGCCCACGTCCATGCCCACGCCCTCACCCTCACCATCGCCTACACCCTGCCCATTAATTTGATGGCAGGTGAGGTGGTGCTTCTCGATATTTGGATCGTAGCAGATATTGTGGCGCCAGAAGGAGGTGGTCATGTCAAAGTCCACAGCATTGATGGGCGAAACCATGCAAACGACCACTATCTTGTCGCGTCCCTTCCTCGAGAGCTCGGCATCCTTGCACATGGTTATGACGACATGAGAGTGCTCATTGGGGTTCAGGACTCCCCAGCGGGGTCGTATATTGAACTTGCCATGCACTGTGCTTTGCACCTGgtgatttatttaaaatatgcatcaataataatacatacatatattcatatcAAAGATATGATTAGAATACCTTGTAGGTCACTGTCTTTTCGCCAACATTTCTGATGATTATTTCTTGTCTATCGTTGGTTTTCGTGAAGGTTAAAGTACTATTGGGTGAGACTTCCAgtgaatttgaatttgcaGACATGTTGGTTAAAAACTGTTTCGAAAAACTACTTAATTATGCGTACTTTTTACCTTACATTTACTTAAAATTTcgtaaaaattataataaaaacgTGTATGTACACAAAGATTTTGAGAACCCGTCTGAATTAAGCTAGACATCCATTAATACAGTTGATAAAAAGGCTACTTAGGCTAAAGGAAATgtgatataaataaataaacgtcAAAATCTTAAGACCATACTTAACATTTTCGGAAAATCCCATCTTTGTTGCCCCTGGGATTTGAACCCTTTCTTACCTATAAAGCCCTAATAATCAGCTTTTAGTAACCGCATTGCGGAGGCGCTTCCCTTCTACACACAATTGACcccaatgtgtgtgtgtgtgtgtgtgtgggacCAAGTTGTGGGCCACGtattaattacatttcaaCGGTCGCCGCTCAGGCAAATCAGAAAATCCAGTCAGCGCCAACAAAACCGACAgcataacaacaacagcatttACAGCCAACAATTTGCTttcaaaagcaacaaaaggGGAGAAACAAAAGTtcccacacactcacacacacaatcactTGGATTTTGAGTTGGGCATTGCAGGGGCTTCACAATCCTTGGTCAGTCGAGCATTTGGAGCTTAGCCGGCGCTTAGGCTAAATGACCAACCAGCAGGTGGTGGTGGAGTATCTAGTGCTATGTTGTCTGTCCAGTGGCCGAGTgaccagtggccagtggccagtaCCACGATGGCGATGTAGCGACaggggcaacaacaataagctgtaaaattaattgatttacAAGTGTGAAAATGCGCAGAGCGCGGCAGGTGGAGGCAATGCCAGTGGGTCATAACCATAACGCCTGTCggggaaatgggaatgaaaatgaaaacgaaaacgtaCCTTAAGAATGCGCATTTAGTTCTAGCTTAGTTCAGTGTGTGCGGCAACACACAGAGTGTAAACTACAATCCGCTTAACGGTAATTGCCCTACAACGCCCACACCACTGAAGCACTTTTATTGCAGTGAGAAAAAGTGAACTGAGGAAATGTGGTTAGAAGTTAGCAGAAGTCATTGTAATAAGTACCTTACCTTAAAAGTTATTCAAAATGTATTCATAATCATAACTCTTTATTACCTATTTTTGGAGACTTTGGAAGAATGCACTTTTACTATAAACTTCTTCATTTTGCGTTCTTATAGCCTTCTATGttattcattaaatatttgtccTAAATCTGTATGTACTATTTGGCCATGTGTAGCAGTGCCGTTTTGTCGCGTGCTCTTTAAAGCAAACCTAATGGCaaccggccacgcccacttcctGCACCTGCTACATCCATAAATTGCGTGTAATTTTGGATTTCTTACTGTTTGAATGCTCACAAAGCTcatttatatttcataaaCCTACAGGTTTTGTGGCGTATGAAGGGGCGTGGTGGGTGGCCGGAAGAaggcttttgtttttcagccGTTAGTTCCTTCCGCTTCGACTgcttgtttattatttgccTACGTACTGTGCCGTTCTGATCCGTTGTGTTCttgttttgtgttgttttgATTTGGGCCCGTTTGTTTGGGCCTTGTTTGTGGAAGGCAATTTAATAAGCGTCTTGGGGCTttgtgtgtttcttttttcggGGCTTGTCTAAAGAAAACTGAAGGGCCTTTAAGGTTTCCATTTAAGGAGGTGTTTCCCATTGATTGCATGAAGGGGTTGCCTGATTTATGGCTTTACTTGGCTGGGCGTAAGTCGAGTACAGAGGACAAATATTGTTACATTGATTGCATCTAATGCTTAAGCGCGAAAATCAATCAATGGTAACAGCAAGCGACATCGTCTCGATTTCGCTGCAATCTGTGCAATCGCTGCAATCATGAGAGTCGTTTATTTGTTGCCGAATCCGTGGCTAAAATGCTGTTCAATTGCGTCTGGCTTTTTCGGGGGTAATTCAATAGAGACAAGTGAGCTCTCGACTTGAAcccacacacagaaaaaaatacgTATCAATTACAATTGCGTTGTATTTATCTGATGGGAAATAAATGAGCTTATAATGACTAAGGGTTCAATTGGATGGGGTCACAGAAATATGATTCGTGCGCTACATGTAATCAGCTAAAATGAACATAATagtgcatttcattttgataAAATTAAAGCCATTTCTTTCTGAGGAAGAAATCCTTGATTTCTCCAAACTTTATTGCTTGTGTTGCCAGTGCAGTTCATGGAATATATGTGAACCTGGGCGTAAACGGTCCACTGTAATGTGATATTTCTGGCTTGATTGCGCTTTCGGTTCAATTGGCGATTACCGATTGGTACTTCATCATTCCGTAAACGATGTCAGGCGGgggaaaaatacattttcgtCCACTCGATAATCGCTATCCAATTAAAAGAGAAAACTTCAAACATGCTGAGCTTCGACGATTCTAAGGCGAACACGTATTTAGCAGGGGTTTCGCATCATTTCAAATGCGATTCGTGGCTGCAGCCCTTTTGGACACGCTTTCATGATGCCTGTTAGCCCATGAAGGAAGCCacatcaaaaatatttataaaagtcAAATTTCTCTtggatgttttttttttgatgttGCGCCAATTGACAGGGTCTTTaatttctttggttttttttaatgatttttgtTCGTCTCGTTGCTGTgtatttttgagttttttatttcctttggTCTTGTCAACGCATCGTTCGACTGCCATAATTCAAGTCTTTCTGTCTGTTGGTGGCACGACGTTTGCATAGCCAAACATTTGctcttaaattaaaatttatttggtaTTTGTGCGAGTTTTTTCACTCACACTTTGCCTTGTTTATTGACAAGTTGAGCGAACGTGAAGATCTCtgcgctttttgttttatgtattttctttttcgactttttctgCGCTTCTCGATATTtgtcttcatttatttatattgatttttgtGCTACTGCCGATGGGTTTCTCGCTGCTGATTTAGTACCTatacctacatatatgtacGATGGTAGACAGCGAGTGGTCAATGGCcaatttcgttttcatttgctaAGCCAGTGAGTAATCACAATGCATTTATCTATCGAACTTTTCGCACACACTTTCCTCCCTCTCCACTCGCACAGTAgcttttcaattatttaattttccgCTCACGTTTTGTTAGTTTTTCACGTAGATTTTTCATTGGCCCTCCAGCTAAGTGCGACAAAAGGAAAATCCCAACGTAGTTTCGCGATAAAAATCTTCGAACAAGAAGCGAACCCGAAAGTGCATCTTCAGCTTTCGGAGGCGGCGACATTCTCACGTTTCCATTGGCATTAAGGTTTAGTTGATCGCCTTCACCATTTAAAGGGGATTGAAAGGGGGTACCATAAAATACACTGCAAACTATTGGTACACGAATCAATAATTGAATATAAGAATCAGTTCAGTTGTTACAAGACTTTCCTTTTATTCCCTTTTTGGAATATTTCATAAGTATGTTTGCATTTCTAccttattttaaaatcaaagcTGGCATAACTTTGAAAGTAGTTACCATCTTATGGCACTATTTTTTGCGCAGtgcatgtgtgggtgtgcggcACTTTTCCCATTCACTCGCTCATGCTTCATTTGGCAAAGCTGCAAGGCAATTGATGACAGACCCGGAGTTGGAGTTTCGACTTTGGGTAAGGCAGcataaattccatttaaatggcAAACCAGTCCCCAGctgcatcatcatcatcatcgtcatcgtcatcgtgATGCATCTTCAGCTACTTCAGGTTGGGCCATTAACAACTATGGAAACTGCTATGTGGGCAGCCGCCTAGTGACACACTAAAGTGGCACCCCAggaaagcagcaaaaaaaaaatcgtatttcttatatatatgtatataacaaaaaaataataagaagaAAAACAGCATGTCTGCACGAGGTAACAGAAACCGCATTTAAATGCCGGTCTGCAATTCAAGTttcgcttttggtttttgcagATGCTCAGGTAGAGAAGACCAAGCGTTCCTCCAGTTTTTCCCTTTCATATATCCCGATTTTTCAACCAACCGGTTTTATGGCTTAGCCAAGCTTGCCTAGGGCCATctattcttttcttttttctgtgtttttttgcCTGGCATTTCTGTGGGGGTTTTTGCCGTTTCCCGTTTGCCAAACGTTTGGCCGTTGTTGTGGATATTGCTGCTGTAGGCACCTGCATTTGACGTTTTAGGTTTACCGTTTTGCAGTGGCAGTTTTCCACTGCTAACCTGGTCAGTTATTGCCCAGTGCTTTGCCCTGCTGGGGTTGTAATTTCATTCATAAAGTTGGCCTACTGTGCGTTTCGTAGCTCTAAGTTTAATGGGGAAAAATGGTGTAGCAATTTTAGAAAATGTGGTCCAAGGTgggcaaaaccaaaaactattGTTCATGGTCGGTTTTGCTAGATATCAAATTGAGTTTTTATTTCAGTAAACTTTGCATTTTTTACAAGTAAAGGTTACAAGTAAAAGGCTGCAATGTTTTTGGCCTAAGCCACCTACAACAATTTTCCAAGGTATTAATGTTAGCTTGTAAAAGTGTGCTCTTTAATATAATCCTCAGTCTACGCTCCTATTTTATCGTTGTAATAGTAGGTAGGTGTTAGCTGAGTCCCAATGGTGGACAAAAAAGCTGGGCTTATTGCCTTACAGTGCTCATTAAGTATACGAGACGTGTGACGcgcttttcattaattttccCACCCAACAACCAACTCCGTTGCATTGCAATGCGATGATGTAGTTTGTCTTATTAAAAGGATGCAGAGTGGCGAACATGGCATCTTGTGTATTTTGAGATACATTTCCGTTCTGTTgatttgcacacacacatgggaGCCCCGAGTATTTGTATCTTGTAGCGCGTCGCTTCACTCGCATGCTGCAATTTCAGAGCTCGAGCAATTCCTGCAGTCATATTACATGTCACAGCACAGCAAAACCCCGTCCCTTGCACCTGAACTTCCTCGAACACTTTCAACACGCTTTCGCTGTAATTTCCTGTTggcaaaaactgaaaactagCAGTGGCTGCAAATCtctatgtgtgtatgtgtagtGTCCTAATTTGTACAAGGACTGGCTCTCTAGTTTAATATCCTTAGGTGGGCTACGTCAAATTGCAATTGACATGTAAATTGAATTGGCACGTGCTGCATTCGCTTTCCGTGGCAATTATGGTGATGTGACCTTTCATTAGGCCAAAAATCCTGACCGGATCAGATCTCACCTAAATAGGCAGTGACACATTGCCGTGACATcgatatatactcgtatatatatataatacttTCCAAATCTTATCTGGGCGGCAGACGTGACCTGCATCGACCCACTTGCAACTTAAACGCCCATTGAGCAATCACCAAAAATCACTTGAAATCAAAGAGACCCAACCAAGTTTAATTCAAAACAATCGTTTTGGCGCGCGCTAGGCAAATTTTCAGTTTCAATTGGcagttggttttttgttggacattttttttgtgtattttttttccgTTTAATTGGTATTCGCGGCATGAGCCAGGCAACCGAGTTGGCCCGGCTTTTTAACGAGCGTCGCCCCAAATTTGCCATTGCATCGTAGACCAAAATTGGCGCTTCGATCGCTGAGTTGCGTCAGCGATTGAGCAATTGGTCAAATTCAAATGCCTTCTCTGACTGTGTCAGGTTCAAACTTGGGCGGTTGTTTGGCACAGGAATACGTTATGGGTTTATGGGTAATGTTAAACGAAACGGACGCACACGGCCaacaaaaatgggaaaaaagaAGAGTTTATATTGGTTTGAGGCAAAAGTGCGCAGTCAAAGCACACGAAAAAATTTCACTCACCATTCACGTCACGGTTTATTAATATTCCGTTGATGTAATGCGCCTGAAACCACAcacataatttatatataattcgGTTTGACTTCTGACAAGTGTGGCAGCCTTTCGGGTTTCGTTAGTTGCTGTCTAAATATTTTGGTCCGGTTCAAGACAACAACAttcaacaaaaacacaaaagttcgattttaaaaattttcgtCTCTTGAAAAGTACTAATTGCAGAATACAAAAGATCAAAGCAGGTTgttaatatgtttttaataataattttaaaaccaaCACTTTCTTATTTCTCCAACAAATTCACGTTAAATTATAAGTTGTACAATAAAAGTAATTGAGCTAATAAATATGTTGTATGTCGTTATTTTTAAAGTGATGCCCCAtcaaaatgtacattttttcaGCTCGCCAGTGTAATTATATTTCACTTACTTTTCCagttttgcttctttttcgAAATGCATTTCCCAGCATGattttttctggttttcccACCCCACAAATATTTGAACGTATTTTTCTTTCAcatttatgttttctttttgagGTGCGtatatattgtttattgttttttcgtGTTTTTATGCGGCGCCCATCAATCACCAGCCGTGGAATGTGTGACACACATTAAACGTAACGCATACGCGCAGCGTGTGCTGGCAAAACGCAATATAATTAAATGAGAATGGAAAAAGATGCTCTAATATTTTTTTCAGCATCGAAGCGCCAAAAAATCGGCTGGTAGACAAAACGCTTGAATGCGGCCACTTGAAAGTGCAGCCAGCGAAATTGTTGCAAAACTGGAAGCGTAAAGTGTTTTGTTGAAAATTCTCCAAAAACAACAGTGGCgcaatgtaaacaaaaaacgaTGGCAGTTGGCGCTGGTGGCCCTAGTCAATAAAACAGTGCCAGCTGCCGACAATTTTTGTTGCCTCTtgatgttatttttttttcttattctGCAGAGTAActacaaatgcaaa
This portion of the Drosophila santomea strain STO CAGO 1482 chromosome 3L, Prin_Dsan_1.1, whole genome shotgun sequence genome encodes:
- the LOC120450025 gene encoding uncharacterized protein LOC120450025 is translated as MSANSNSLEVSPNSTLTFTKTNDRQEIIIRNVGEKTVTYKVQSTVHGKFNIRPRWGVLNPNEHSHVVITMCKDAELSRKGRDKIVVVCMVSPINAVDFDMTTSFWRHNICYDPNIEKHHLTCHQINGQGVGDGEGEGVGMDVGVGNGGDKDAEPDDLRFRRGLFPSFCSIRIPSKYWR